A region from the Etheostoma spectabile isolate EspeVRDwgs_2016 chromosome 9, UIUC_Espe_1.0, whole genome shotgun sequence genome encodes:
- the psmb11b gene encoding proteasome subunit beta type-11b gives MDSITTECSSIFAGKKTDCTFVSGLPSSNRTSLFNFYIPVAEYLEESPIQFGQISTIQSSSAVSYQDSILPSLSSLTSLPLASSQSVPLPFPMSHGTTTLAFMFQGGVLAAADTRSSCSGLVACPASQKILPVHSHLVGTTSGTSADCALWKRILARELRLYQLRHGRRLSTRGAAKLLSHMLHPFKGTELCVAATLCGWDGGEVDECHDHGGAKVNLSRGATKSQMTDPLKSVDTSLEKAFLDQSSSSTAVGQQCFSQKKVSFSGPSLYYVCSDGTRLQGTLFSVGSGSPYAYSILDQGVQWGLTVDEATSIAREAVYRATHRDAYSGNCVDIYHITSKGWTRRSREDLKEEYYREKERRERATGRDFV, from the coding sequence ATGGACAGTATAACCACAGAATGTTCTTCCATTTTTGCTGGAAAGAAGACCGATTGTACCTTTGTGAGTGGTTTGCCCTCTAGCAACAGAACAAGTCTGTTCAATTTTTACATACCAGTTGCAGAGTACCTGGAGGAAAGCCCGATACAATTTGGGCAAATCAGCACCATCCAGAGCTCCAGCGCAGTCTCATATCAAGACAGCATCTTACCCTCCCTCTCCTCGCTCACAAGCCTTCCTCTGGCCTCCTCTCAGTCGGTCCCTCTGCCTTTTCCCATGTCTCACGGCACCACCACCCTGGCCTTTATGTTTCAGGGCGGCGTGTTGGCTGCAGCAGACACTCGGTCCAGTTGCTCTGGGCTCGTGGCATGCCCGGCCTCCCAGAAGATCCTGCCCGTTCACAGTCACTTGGTGGGCACTACTTCAGGCACTTCAGCCGACTGTGCCCTTTGGAAACGGATTCTGGCTCGAGAACTGCGGCTCTACCAACTCCGCCACGGCCGACGGTTGTCCACAAGGGGAGCTGCCAAATTGCTTTCCCACATGCTTCACCCGTTTAAGGGAACCGAGCTGTGTGTGGCTGCCACGCTGTGTGGGTGGGACGGGGGAGAGGTAGATGAATGCCATGACCATGGAGGTGCAAAGGTTAATCTCAGTAGAGGAgcaacaaaaagtcaaatgaCTGATCCTCTGAAGTCTGTAGATACCAGTCTTGAAAAGGCCTTTCTGGATCAGAGCTCTTCTTCAACAGCTGTTGGTCAACAGTGCTTTTCTCAAAAGAAAGTGAGTTTCTCTGGACCCAGTCTGTACTATGTGTGCAGTGATGGTACTCGCCTGCAGGGAACGCTCTTCTCCGTGGGCTCGGGATCACCCTATGCCTACTCCATTTTGGACCAAGGGGTTCAATGGGGGCTGACAGTGGACGAGGCCACATCGATAGCCAGAGAGGCTGTTTACAGGGCCACACACAGGGATGCGTACTCAGGAAACTGTGTAGACATTTATCACATCACCTCAAAAGGGTGGACACGCAGAAGCAGAGAGGACTTGAAAGAGGAATattacagagaaaaagaaagacgaGAGAGAGCGACGGGACGTGACTTTGTCTGA